One Burkholderia gladioli genomic window, GCCAGAAGGCCTGCTTTCCGCCAGCCGCCTGCGCGACTGCGAGCGCGTATGCGCCGATCGTGACCCACTCCGCATGTGCCAGATTCACAATGTCCATCATGCCGAAGACGATCGCGAGCCCAAGCGCCACCAGCATCAGGATGCTCACGTAACCCAGAATGTTGAGAATCGTCGTCATATGAGCAAGTCCCCGTGTTCATGTCTGCGGAGCTCTCGCCCCCTTACGTGCAATCTGCAAACGAACCGCATTTCAGCTCCCCCGCCCCTCAAGGCAAAGAGTTTCTTAGGAAGAAGACTAAGAAAATCTTAGTAAAAATGGCAAGCAATTCCCAGAGACTCAGAGGATGCCGGATAAACACACGACATCCTCCGTTTTTGCAAAACGCCTGAAAGAGGCACGGATACGCTCGGGCCTGACCCAGGAGCAGCTCGGCATTAATGCAGGAATCGACGAATTCTCCGCCAGTGCCCGCATCAACCAGTACGAAAGAGGCAAGCACCTGCCCCACCTCGTGATGGGGCAACGCCTGGCGAGAACACTGCACGTCCCGACGTCGTTCCTTTACGAGGAGGACGATCTGCTTGCAGCCCTTCTCGCAACTGCGGCTCCGCTCACGCGTGCCAAGAAAAAGATTCTCCTTGCGAATGCCGAGACGCTGACACTATCACTATCCTCCAGGACCAGAAAACCAAGTAATGTTTAGTCTTTCGACTAAGAATTACTTAGTAAAATTCCTGAGCGAATCCGGGAAACTCGCCGGATGCCGCGCGATACACCCACTTCTGATGCCGTCTTCCCCCGACGCCTGAAACAGGCGCGACTGCGCTCGGGCTTCACCCAGGAGCAACTTGGCATCCAGGCGGGTATTGACGAATTCTCGGCCAGTACCCGCGTCAACCAGTACGAAAAGGGCAAACACACCCCGGCGATACAGACCAGCCAGCGTCTGGCGCGAGCACTCCTTGTCCCCACGGGCTTCCTCTACGAGGACGACGACCTGCTCGCGAACCTGCTGGCAATCGCCGGCAGGCTGAGCAAGGAAAAGAAGCGAGTTCTCCTCGCCAGCGCAGAGAAACTCGCTCAGGAATAAACTAAGATTTCCTGAGTCTCAAAGCCAGCCGCAGACAACGCCATACCTGGCGCTTTGCCTGTACTGCAACCTGCGTCCTGATCGGACGACAACTCCTACGGAATGCTTGGTGACGGCGCACTGCGACGTCCGTCAAACTCACGTCATGTCCTGAGCCGAGACTACTGCTTCGCCGCCAGGGTGTTGGCGCATTTATGATCATAAATTTACGTCGACAGTATGGGTATGTCAACGTCGGAAGATCGCTCGTTTACCCTGAATATCAATTCCCCATCGATTCTTGACACGGACAAGCGTGACGCCTAAGGTAATTTATGATGATTAATGTGGAGACGACATGGGCAGTGACATCTGCGATCTGACAGCACAGGAACTTCATATTCTTTACGAGACGAGGGGCGCCTCCCCCGTGGAAGTCATGCAGGCCGTGCTCCTGCGCATAGAACAGCTTGACCCCGCCGTGAATGCCTTCTGCCAGATAGCCGCGGATGCACTCGACATGGCGCGTGCGTCCGAGACACGATGGCAACACAGGCGCGCGCTCGGGCCGCTGGACGGTGTGCCGATCAGCGTCAAGGACAACGTCGCGGTCGGCGGACTTGCTACACGGTACGGCTCACGGGCCACGGACGAAACCCCGGCGCGCCACGACAGCCCGTGCGTGGCGAGGCTTCGCGAGTCTGGCGCCATCTGCTTCGCGAAGACCACCCTGCCTGAGTTCGCCCACAAGATCGTCACCGACAGCCCGTTGACCGGCGTCACGCGCAATCCCTGGGACACGCAACGGACCCCCGGCGGCAGCAGTGGCGGCGCCGCAGCGGCGGTCTCCCTCGGTATGGCGCCGGTCGCGATTGGCACTGACGGCGGCGGGTCAATCCGGATTCCAGCCGCCTTCACCGGCACGTTCGGCTTCAAGCCAAGCTTCGGTCGTGTCCCGCATGCACCCCGCGGGCCGTTTGGGTTACTAAGCCATGTTGGTCCCGTGACCCGCTGCGTGGCGGATGCAGCCCGCACCCTGACCGTCATCAGCCGTCCTGACAGTCGCGACTGGTACGCGTTGCCATTCGACGCCAGCGACTATGAACTTGGTCTGAAGTGCAAGCCAGCACCGGGTGGGGTACGCATAGCGTATAGTCCATCGTTGGGGCTCGCTGTCACGCCCGAAACCGCAGTCCACGACGCGGTCGTGCGTGCGGCCGACACATTCCGTGACCTTGGCACCAGGGTCCATCCGGAAGACCCGCCGGGTATCGCTCGCTGTAACGCCATCCACGCCATCCTCTGGCCGGCCTGCTGCCACCAGCTCACCGAAGGCATGCCTGACGGCGGCGCGGCGCTCGATTCGTCATTACAGGCCTACTCCAATGCGGGCGCTGCAATATCGCGCCAGGCGTTGCTCGGGGCACTCATCGAGAGAGGCGAACTGGGCGCCACCGTCAACGCATTCTTCGAGCGGTACGACCTTGTCATCTGTCCCGTGTATCCCCGTGTGGCCATGCCCCTTGCGGAACGCCCAGCCAGCGATGAACTGTTTCCCCACTTCACCGCATGGTGCAACCAGCTGGGCCTTCCCGCTGCAAGCGTCTATGCAGGAGCGACTTCGGAAGGACTGCCGGTCGGCATACAGATCGTTGGCGGCCGTCATGCGGATGCCCTTGTGCTCTGGGCCAGCCACATCCTCGAGCTTGCCCTCGGACGCGCGCCGTTGACTGAGCTCACACGTGCGCTTTCCTCATCCATTGCAAGCGGCACACCACGTTGAAGCTATCTGTCAGAACGAATGTCCGGACCTGTAGAACACCGGGCCGGACGCCTTATCACGAACCTCCCTTACTCCGCACGTGCAGGCCAAGGTCCGAATCCAGTACCAGCTTCTGGCGCAAGGCCGCGTGCACCTTGCGCAATTGCGCTTCCGCCTCTTCCATGTGCGCCGCCATGAGCTGCTCCACCGCGGCGGCGTCGCGCCTCTTCGCGGCATCCAGAATCGCTCGATGGGCAGCGACGGTCTGCCGCCCGAACGCCTGATAATCCTCCTGAGTCACGTTGCCAGCCACGATCACCAGGCTGTGCAGCATCTGGTTGATGATCTGGCATACGCAGCGAAGGAACGCGTTGGGATTTGCCGCGGCGAGCACGTCATGAAAGTGGATGTCCTCATGGCGCTGGTCAAGCGCATGGTCATGGCTTGCGACAAACGGCTCGCACACTTCCACGCTACGCTCGAGCGCTCCCAGGTCGGCCTCCGTCAGATGCTCGACCGCCCCTGCTGCAAGTAGCGGCTCCAGCACGCGCCGCACGGCGTAGATATCTTCGAGACTGATGCTCTCGAAAAACAGGTAGTTCTGTAATGCCTGAAATGCACGGGCAAGCGGCACTCGCGTAATCGTCGCGCCACCGTCCGGTCCCGTACTCAGACGCACAAGTCCCTGCACCTCCAGTGCCTTGAGGGCATCGCGCATCGAGCCGCGGCTGACGTTGAATATGTCCTGGAGCTCGGCCTCCTTGTTCAGTCGCACACCGGGGCGCACCTTTCCATCGGTAATCCACGTCTTGATAAGTTCGGCCACCTGGTCTCCCCGCTTGGTCGTGCGGGGCCCCCGCTTGTCTCGCTTCAGCAACGGTTTTTTCTCTGTCGCCTGTTTTCGCGCTGCCATACGTCACACCCGTAGTTAGCCATCATCGTTCGATCCGGACATCATTATCGGTCATCCGTGTCGCGTGACCACGATGACGCCGCCGCCGACGCCCTCCGATACAACACCTCCCAATGTTCGGAGGTGACGACTACCCGTCCCAATGCCTACGCTCATTGCCAGACGACACGCACACATCATCCGTGGGTTGGCGTGAATGTTGGTCCAGGGCGCAGATGCGCCCGCTCGGGAGAAGGCGACATGACGCGGCATGAACAGAGCTCGCAGCAGGTTTACACGATCGACGATATCGCTGCAGCGCTCGCCGAGCGTGGACTCGATCTTGATCTGCTTGCCAGGCGTATCCGCGATGTCAGCCTCGAATCGGATGCAACCGGACAGATTGTCGGTCCGCCCTGGCGTGCGGATGACGTCAGCGCCCTCAACATGAACCTTGTACCCATCCAGTACGGCGGTTGTCTGGCCCTGCAGTCCCTCGTGGCGCAGGCAACGTTGATGGCCTGCCTCGGGGAAGCCGACGCAAGCCTCGCCCTTGCTTTACCGGGCCCGGGTCTCGCCATGCCGCCTGTTGGTGCGCTCGCCTCGACGCAACAGCAGGCCCGGTTCTTCCTGCAATTCCAGTCGGGCACACCGCGCTGGGGCGCCTTCGCTATCACCGAGCCGGACTATGGTTCCGACGCGACTGCCATGCGTACCAGTGCAAGGAAGACCGGTCGCGGCTGGGTTCTGAACGGCACAAAGTGCTTTATCACGAACGGCGCGCGCGCCGACTGCGCCATCACGTTTGCAACGATCAACCGGCAGATGGGCCGCTACGGTATCCGCGCATTCCTGGTAGAGAGCAATACACCCGGATTCGAAGTGTCGCGCATCGAGCGGATGGCAGGCCTGCGTGCGACCCAGCTTGCCGTGCTCTCCTACACCGACTGCGAGGTCACCGACGATGCGCTGCTTGCCCGTGGCGACGAAAAGCCGCTCGACGACGCTTTCTCGGGTGCGCAGCGCTCCTGGGACTACTTCAGGCCCCTGCTTTCCGCCGTCATGGTCGGTAGCTGCAGGCGGGTGCGCGCGGACCTTGCGGCGTGGCTAGATGCGGGCGGCACGCCCGCGGACAGGCACCAGGGCGTAGCCGGCGTGGAAGCGTCCCTGCTCGACATCGACCGCCAGATTGCGGCCGCATGGCTGCTCTGTCACTGCACGGCCTGGAAAGCAGATCGCGGCATAGCAACGTCAATGGATTCCTCCATGACCAAGGCGTTTGCCTCGCGCGTGGCTGCACGGGTGACGCGCGCTGCAATAGACCTCGCCGGTCTCGACGGCATCGCCGCCTGTCCGTCACTTGAGCAGGGCTACCGGGACGCCAGGGCGTTCGACATCATGGAAGGTACCGGCGACCTGCAGCGGCTCATGGTCGCACGGGCCGCGCAGCGATCAGCGTCACGTCCGTGGGACGTCACGGTCGTGCCTCGTGCAGTGTCCCACCACGCCTGACTCATCACCATCTTATCGCCTGACATAGCCAACGCCCACAGATCCGGGCAGGAGTCACCCCATGACGACGCATAACACGCACGGCCCCGGGCGCGAGGAAATCTCAGCCACCATCCGGTCATGCCTGCTATCAGCCATCGGCAGCACCATGGCTGCGGCCCTGATCGCGGACGACACGAACCTGTTCGACGTTGGTGTCGACTCCATGAACATGACAGACCTGCTTCTTCAGCTCGAACAGCGTTTCGGCTTCACGCTCGCGCCGGAAGACCTCTCTGCCGATCTGTTCCTGCGCTTCGGCAACCTTGTCTCCTTCGTGGAATCCCATGTCCGTCGCAACTGACCCCGTTCGCGGGCAGGCATGCATCGCGGCCACGGCACGCTACATCCCACAGGCACGCGTGCGGCCGGACGTAGTGTTACAGCAGCCAGCGGCTACACCTTCATGCGCGCGGGAAACCATCATGCGATCAGTCTATGCCGATACGCTGCGCTGGAGCGGCGAAGTGGCGGGCCCTGCCCACGTCAGTCATCCGTCGGGATCAGTGCATGCCTCAATGCCCGTGCGCGTCGCCTGTGAGCCACGCCTTTGCCTCTCGGAAATGGCATCAACGGTCGCCGGGGAGGCTATCCGGCGGTGCCGCGGGAAGGACAACCTCGTGCTGGACCAGGTCATCGTCTGCGCGACTAGTTTCGAGCACGACCTCGCGCTCTCGTGCGCGGGTCGCCTGCATAGCGAACTGGGATCGACGGGCGTGCCGTTCGCGATTGGACAGCTCCAGGGCATGTCCTTCTTTCTTGCGCTGCAGATGGTGGCCGACATGATGGCCAGTGACGATCACACGCGCTGTGCACTGATCGTGGGCGCTGAACGCTGGCTGCCGCCGTTCTCGCGGCGGGCCGGATCGCTAACGGCACTGGGCGACGGTGCGGCTGCCGTAGTGATCCGGCGTCACGCCGGTCCCGGATGGCAGGTGCTCAGCGTCAACGTATGCACGCCTTCGGTTCCCGTCGCGCCCGCCGACATATGCATCGACGAAACCGTCGTGGTGGAGGTGATCGGGCAGACGTGCACGCAGGCAGGCCTGAAACCCACGGCAATCGACTGGATCGTGCCGCCGCGCATCAACACAACCCTGGCGTGCGACGTCACCGCACAGGCCCAATTGCCTGCATCGCGAATGTGGTACCCCGACCCGGGCGACATTGGGTACCTGTGCGCCGCAGACACGCCGGCGCAGCTCCACATGTTGCTGCAATCGGTTGCTCCGTCGGACGGACAACGCATTCTGCTCTGGTCGGCCGGCTTTCAGGGACAGGCCGCCTGCGCCATCCTCGAATACCGCGTGAGGCAGCCATGACTGCGCCCGCAACCACTTCCATGTTATCGCTGTCCGGCATCGCAACCAGCTTTCCGGCCCGGACAGTCGATGCAAACACCTGGGCCCGTCGCTGCGGATTTCCCGAAGGGCGCGCGAGCGCGCTGCTGCGCAATGGCGTACAGCAGTTCCACGATGCTGCAGCGGGACCACCCGTCACATTCGCGTGCGAGGCGATTTCCACCCTGCTCGAGGATACCGGCACGACACCGGCAAGCATCGATGCGCTTATCTACACCCACACAATCCGGAGCAGCGTCCTCGCACCGCCTGCCGGTACTGCGGCGTTCATCCAGTCCCGTATGGGACTGGACCGCGCACTCGCATTCGCGGTGATGCAGCAAAACTGCGTCTCGCCGATGGCCGCCATCCGTGTGTTGCGCGTGCTCACCATCGCCGGTCGCCCCATCCAGCGGGCGATCGTTGTCTGCGCGGATGTGATGGGCTCGGGCTGCGATCATCTGCGCGCCATCCAGGACCTCGCGCTGCATAGCGATGGGGCGTGCGCAATCCTGCTGGAGCGCGGTGCGGACCGCAACTGCATCGTGGGGCTGCATCTCTATACGGACGGGCGCTACTTCCGCGGCACCGACGACGAGTTGCAGCCCGTGCCGGATGACCGTTACTACTGGTCGGCATTCACGACGATGCGTGCGGCACTTCGACAGGCAGGTCTCACAGGCAATGAACTCGTCCATGTCCTGCCTCACCACGTCAACCTTCCCGGCTGGCAGCGCCTCATGACCATGCTGTCCGTACCCCAGGAGCGCCTTTTCACGGCGAATTTCGCACGCCTCGGCCACGTGTTCGGTGCCGACCCGTTCATCAACTTCCACACCGCGCCGCGCGCGCAACCGGGCTCGCACTCGCTGCTGTTCTCCAGCGGACTTGCCGGCTGCTTTGGCGCGATGGTGATCCGCCATTGACCCAGAACTTCATAGCGATCCGGCCATGCGAAACCTCCTTGATCTTGTGCAGTCAGCAGCGCGCCGTTCACCTGATGCGCAGGCGCTCGTGTGCGGCGATGTCCGCGTCTCCTACCTCGAACTGCTTAAGAGGAGCCACGCGCTCGGGGAGGCTCTATCCTCATTTGGCATCGCTGCGGGGGAGCGCGTTGCAATCTTTCTCGACAAGCGTATCGAGACCGTCGTTTCGATGCTCGGCGCCTGCGCCGCGGGTTGCGTGTTCGTCCCGGTCAATCCGCTCCTGAAACCGAACCAGGTGGCCCACGTGCTTCGCGACAGCGGCGCCCGGTGTCTGGTGACCTCCGCATTTCGCGCGCGGTCCCAGGCTGCGGACGGCCTTGCACCCGTATCCGATCTGATCGTGGTAGATGCGCCTGACCCGGCCCTCTTCTGCACAGGAACGGTCATGGTCCACCGCTGGCCGGACCGGAACACCGCGGCCCCCGGCAATGCCTCGATTCCGGCACCGTCCACGCCATGCATTGACACCGACCTTGCCGCCCTTCTCTATACCTCCGGCTCGACGGGCCTGCCCAAGGGCGTGATGCTCAGTCACCGGAACCTGCTTGAGGGCGCCTGGAGCGTAGCGGAGTATCTGCGTCACGAGCCGTCTGACCGCATCCTCGCGCTTCTCCCACTGAGCTTCGATGCGGGCCTGAGCCAGCTCACCTCGGCCTGGTCTGCTGGCGCAACAGCGGTCCTGCTGAACTACCTCACTGCGCAGGACGCCATCCTCGCGTGCGAGCGCGAACGCGTCACCGCCATCACCGGTGTGCCGCCACTGTGGATGCAACTCGCGGGCGCGACGTGGCCTGACGGGCCGCGCAATGCGGTGCGCTACTTCGCGAACACCGGCGGTCGCCTCCCATTGCCCGTGCTGCAGAAGCTCAGGACGCTCTTCCCCCGTGCCACGCCATACCTGATGTACGGACTGACCGAGGCATTCCGTTCCACCTATCTCGATCCCGCACAGGTCGACCGGCGGCCCGACTCGATCGGTAACGCTGTGCCCAATGCGCGCATCCTGGTGGTCCATGAGGACGGTACGCCGTGCGCTCCCGACGAACCCGGCGAGCTGGTGCACGTGGGCGCGTGCGTCACACTCGGCTACTGGAACGACGCCGCGCGGACCGCGCAACGCTACCGCCCGTCGCCCGAAGCAAAACCGGGCGGCGCGCCGCGTGATATTGCAGTCTGGTCTGGCGACCTCGCGCGGCGCGACAGCGAAGGTTTTCTTTATTTCATCGCCCGCAATGACGCCCAGATCAAGAGCTCCGGCTACCGCATCAGTCCGGAGGAAATCGAGGAAACGGTTCACGCAAGCGGCCTCGTCGTGGAAGCCGTCGCGCTCGGTATCCCGGATGATGCGCTTGGCGAAGCGGTTGCGCTGCTTGTCGTCCTGGCTGGTGACTCATCTGTCGATGACCTCCGCAACTGGTGCGTGCAGCGCCTGCCACGTTATATGGTCCCGCGTGACATCGTGAGCTGCACGGACATTCCACGCAATCCCAACGGCAAGTTCGACAGGGCGGCGCTACGGAATAGGGTTGCCGCGCTTGGATTCGCCTCGCTCGGACACGGTTCAGGGGAGAAAGCATCGTGAGCCTGACACTCATCCGGCGGCCTCCGGGGCTGCAGTTCGGTGGCGTAGACGTAAGACAGCTTGCTGATCGTGCCGGGCGCACACCGTTTTTCGCATACGATCGGTCTGCGATCGACGCCCGCATCCGTGACCTGCGCAGCCTGCTGCCTTCCGGCATGCACCTTCATTACTCGATCAAGGCGAATCCGATGCCCGCCGTCGTGCACTACCTCGCCGCACGGGTCGACGGTTTCGATGTCGCCTCGGCACAAGAGATGGCGCTCGCGCTCGATGCGGGCACCACCCCCGCCGCAATCGGCTTTGCCGGGCCAGGCAAGTCTCACGACGACCTGCGACGCGCCGTCGCCAGCGGAGTAAACGTGCACGTTGAATCGGAAACCCAGTTGCGGCTCGTCACCGCACTCGGATGGGAACTGGGCGTGCAGCCCAGCGTGGCAATCCGCGTCAATCCCGACTTCCAGGTTGGACAGAGCGGCATGCGCATGGGAGGCGGTGCGGCGCCGTTCGGCGTCGATGTGGACCAGGTGCCGGCGCTGCTGCGCGAACTCGAAGCACGGGAAGTCACACTCGCCGGCTTTCACATCTTCTGGGGTTCGCAGTGCCTGCTTGCAGCAACGGTCATCGAGGCCCAGCGCCAGAGTGTTGAACTCGTCCTCCAGCTGGCCAGCGGTTTGACCGAACTGCCGCGGTTCGTGAACCTTGGCGGCGGTTTTGGCATCCCCTACTTCCCTGGCGATACACCGCTTGATGTAAAGGCAGTGTGCGAGGCAATGCACGACTGGCTGCCACGGCTTGGCGAACGTCTGCCGGGAATCGTGCCTGTCCTGGAACTCGGGCGCTACCTGGTAGGCGAGGCGGGAATCTACGTATGCCGGGTCATCGACCACAAGGTCTCGCGCGGCAGAACATTCGTCATCACGGATGGCGGCCTGCACCATCACCTCGCCGCCTCCGGCAACTTCGGTCAGGTCCTTCGCCGTAACTTTCCGGTCGTCCTCGGAAACCGCCCCGACGGTGTGACACGCGAACGCTGCCATGTGGTGGGGTGCCTGTGCACGCCGCTCGACCGTCTGGCGGACGACATCGAACTTCCCGAAGCCCATATTGGCGATTTCGTCGTGGTAAGCCAGTCGGGTGCGTATGGCCGCTCGGCGAGCCCGCTGCATTTCCTCAGTCATCCCGAACCCGTCGAAATGCTCGTGTGACGCCACGAGATCCGGAGAATCATCATGCCATCGAGCGAATCCGTCGTGGCGGACCTCACGCCAGCATCCTGGACACTCAGCGACGACCAGCAGGGGTTGCGTGCTGCTGCCTGGCAGTTTGCGCGCGAGCGCCTTGAACCACTGCTGGCCGCCCGCCCAGACGTCGCCCAATGGAGCGAAACGGTCACGCTCGCTGCGACGCTCGACCTCGCGACCATGATCCTGCCGGAGCAGGTGGGAGGCATGGGAATCAGCCGGCACGACCTGGCACTTGTCGTTGAACAGTTCGCAGCGGGTCCGCTGGAGCGCGCGGCCGAGCTGACGCTCAGCAGCCCCGCACTGATGACGCTGCGCGAATACGATGCACTTGACCGGCTACCCGATCGCGATATCCAGCATTACTTCGACGGCACCACGTCCATTGCGCTGGGTATCCCCGACATGAGCGCTTCGAGCCTCTGGATCCTGCGCCAGCATCCGGCCTCGCCGGCAATAATGGTCGGCATGAACGATGGACGTCCGCAGCTCATGCTGGCGACACCGCCTGCAGGACAGGACGTTCGGGGTACCGCTCCCGTTGCCGTGCTCGGCGCGCTAACGATCACCCGCACTCCCGCCCGTGCGGGCAATGCCCCATTCCTGGTGGTGCCCCAGGCCGCGAATCAGGGCGGCGATCCGGTACGACGGTGGCTCGCGGATACAGCAACCTACCTCACAGCGCTGCTTTCCGGTGCCGTGCAGCAGGGCATTGACTTCGCGCTCGCCTATAGCGTAACCCGACAGACGTTTCGCAAGCCGATCGTCACCCATCAGCTTGTCGCAACCCGGCTCGCCGACATGCTCATGTCCGCGCATACCATCCA contains:
- a CDS encoding helix-turn-helix transcriptional regulator, with product MPDKHTTSSVFAKRLKEARIRSGLTQEQLGINAGIDEFSASARINQYERGKHLPHLVMGQRLARTLHVPTSFLYEEDDLLAALLATAAPLTRAKKKILLANAETLTLSLSSRTRKPSNV
- a CDS encoding helix-turn-helix domain-containing protein produces the protein MPRDTPTSDAVFPRRLKQARLRSGFTQEQLGIQAGIDEFSASTRVNQYEKGKHTPAIQTSQRLARALLVPTGFLYEDDDLLANLLAIAGRLSKEKKRVLLASAEKLAQE
- a CDS encoding amidase family protein, which translates into the protein MGSDICDLTAQELHILYETRGASPVEVMQAVLLRIEQLDPAVNAFCQIAADALDMARASETRWQHRRALGPLDGVPISVKDNVAVGGLATRYGSRATDETPARHDSPCVARLRESGAICFAKTTLPEFAHKIVTDSPLTGVTRNPWDTQRTPGGSSGGAAAAVSLGMAPVAIGTDGGGSIRIPAAFTGTFGFKPSFGRVPHAPRGPFGLLSHVGPVTRCVADAARTLTVISRPDSRDWYALPFDASDYELGLKCKPAPGGVRIAYSPSLGLAVTPETAVHDAVVRAADTFRDLGTRVHPEDPPGIARCNAIHAILWPACCHQLTEGMPDGGAALDSSLQAYSNAGAAISRQALLGALIERGELGATVNAFFERYDLVICPVYPRVAMPLAERPASDELFPHFTAWCNQLGLPAASVYAGATSEGLPVGIQIVGGRHADALVLWASHILELALGRAPLTELTRALSSSIASGTPR
- a CDS encoding FadR/GntR family transcriptional regulator, encoding MAARKQATEKKPLLKRDKRGPRTTKRGDQVAELIKTWITDGKVRPGVRLNKEAELQDIFNVSRGSMRDALKALEVQGLVRLSTGPDGGATITRVPLARAFQALQNYLFFESISLEDIYAVRRVLEPLLAAGAVEHLTEADLGALERSVEVCEPFVASHDHALDQRHEDIHFHDVLAAANPNAFLRCVCQIINQMLHSLVIVAGNVTQEDYQAFGRQTVAAHRAILDAAKRRDAAAVEQLMAAHMEEAEAQLRKVHAALRQKLVLDSDLGLHVRSKGGS
- a CDS encoding acyl-CoA dehydrogenase family protein gives rise to the protein MTRHEQSSQQVYTIDDIAAALAERGLDLDLLARRIRDVSLESDATGQIVGPPWRADDVSALNMNLVPIQYGGCLALQSLVAQATLMACLGEADASLALALPGPGLAMPPVGALASTQQQARFFLQFQSGTPRWGAFAITEPDYGSDATAMRTSARKTGRGWVLNGTKCFITNGARADCAITFATINRQMGRYGIRAFLVESNTPGFEVSRIERMAGLRATQLAVLSYTDCEVTDDALLARGDEKPLDDAFSGAQRSWDYFRPLLSAVMVGSCRRVRADLAAWLDAGGTPADRHQGVAGVEASLLDIDRQIAAAWLLCHCTAWKADRGIATSMDSSMTKAFASRVAARVTRAAIDLAGLDGIAACPSLEQGYRDARAFDIMEGTGDLQRLMVARAAQRSASRPWDVTVVPRAVSHHA
- a CDS encoding acyl carrier protein; this translates as MTTHNTHGPGREEISATIRSCLLSAIGSTMAAALIADDTNLFDVGVDSMNMTDLLLQLEQRFGFTLAPEDLSADLFLRFGNLVSFVESHVRRN
- a CDS encoding 3-oxoacyl-[acyl-carrier-protein] synthase III C-terminal domain-containing protein codes for the protein MRSVYADTLRWSGEVAGPAHVSHPSGSVHASMPVRVACEPRLCLSEMASTVAGEAIRRCRGKDNLVLDQVIVCATSFEHDLALSCAGRLHSELGSTGVPFAIGQLQGMSFFLALQMVADMMASDDHTRCALIVGAERWLPPFSRRAGSLTALGDGAAAVVIRRHAGPGWQVLSVNVCTPSVPVAPADICIDETVVVEVIGQTCTQAGLKPTAIDWIVPPRINTTLACDVTAQAQLPASRMWYPDPGDIGYLCAADTPAQLHMLLQSVAPSDGQRILLWSAGFQGQAACAILEYRVRQP
- a CDS encoding ketoacyl-ACP synthase III family protein gives rise to the protein MTAPATTSMLSLSGIATSFPARTVDANTWARRCGFPEGRASALLRNGVQQFHDAAAGPPVTFACEAISTLLEDTGTTPASIDALIYTHTIRSSVLAPPAGTAAFIQSRMGLDRALAFAVMQQNCVSPMAAIRVLRVLTIAGRPIQRAIVVCADVMGSGCDHLRAIQDLALHSDGACAILLERGADRNCIVGLHLYTDGRYFRGTDDELQPVPDDRYYWSAFTTMRAALRQAGLTGNELVHVLPHHVNLPGWQRLMTMLSVPQERLFTANFARLGHVFGADPFINFHTAPRAQPGSHSLLFSSGLAGCFGAMVIRH
- a CDS encoding acyl-CoA ligase (AMP-forming), exosortase A system-associated, which gives rise to MRNLLDLVQSAARRSPDAQALVCGDVRVSYLELLKRSHALGEALSSFGIAAGERVAIFLDKRIETVVSMLGACAAGCVFVPVNPLLKPNQVAHVLRDSGARCLVTSAFRARSQAADGLAPVSDLIVVDAPDPALFCTGTVMVHRWPDRNTAAPGNASIPAPSTPCIDTDLAALLYTSGSTGLPKGVMLSHRNLLEGAWSVAEYLRHEPSDRILALLPLSFDAGLSQLTSAWSAGATAVLLNYLTAQDAILACERERVTAITGVPPLWMQLAGATWPDGPRNAVRYFANTGGRLPLPVLQKLRTLFPRATPYLMYGLTEAFRSTYLDPAQVDRRPDSIGNAVPNARILVVHEDGTPCAPDEPGELVHVGACVTLGYWNDAARTAQRYRPSPEAKPGGAPRDIAVWSGDLARRDSEGFLYFIARNDAQIKSSGYRISPEEIEETVHASGLVVEAVALGIPDDALGEAVALLVVLAGDSSVDDLRNWCVQRLPRYMVPRDIVSCTDIPRNPNGKFDRAALRNRVAALGFASLGHGSGEKAS
- a CDS encoding pyridoxal-dependent decarboxylase, exosortase A system-associated, whose product is MSLTLIRRPPGLQFGGVDVRQLADRAGRTPFFAYDRSAIDARIRDLRSLLPSGMHLHYSIKANPMPAVVHYLAARVDGFDVASAQEMALALDAGTTPAAIGFAGPGKSHDDLRRAVASGVNVHVESETQLRLVTALGWELGVQPSVAIRVNPDFQVGQSGMRMGGGAAPFGVDVDQVPALLRELEAREVTLAGFHIFWGSQCLLAATVIEAQRQSVELVLQLASGLTELPRFVNLGGGFGIPYFPGDTPLDVKAVCEAMHDWLPRLGERLPGIVPVLELGRYLVGEAGIYVCRVIDHKVSRGRTFVITDGGLHHHLAASGNFGQVLRRNFPVVLGNRPDGVTRERCHVVGCLCTPLDRLADDIELPEAHIGDFVVVSQSGAYGRSASPLHFLSHPEPVEMLV
- a CDS encoding acyl-CoA dehydrogenase family protein, translating into MPSSESVVADLTPASWTLSDDQQGLRAAAWQFARERLEPLLAARPDVAQWSETVTLAATLDLATMILPEQVGGMGISRHDLALVVEQFAAGPLERAAELTLSSPALMTLREYDALDRLPDRDIQHYFDGTTSIALGIPDMSASSLWILRQHPASPAIMVGMNDGRPQLMLATPPAGQDVRGTAPVAVLGALTITRTPARAGNAPFLVVPQAANQGGDPVRRWLADTATYLTALLSGAVQQGIDFALAYSVTRQTFRKPIVTHQLVATRLADMLMSAHTIHLFLRSVAADDTQAQIAAVSQMARHVATEATDVARELVQLCGGHGYVEGLPPAARFQTMHWFAMLLMKVEAALRTFSASA